A window of the Streptomyces luomodiensis genome harbors these coding sequences:
- a CDS encoding RNA polymerase sigma factor SigF — translation MSPRLDDTRTEPSGSTRTTVSSTPLPEQFVPDMDVQATVGHLFEELPELSDLPEIPPYDTVAPVDARALSKTLFERLEVLEEGTHEYAYVRNTLVELNLALVKFAASRFRSRSEPMEDIIQVGTIGLIKAIDRFELGRGVEFPTFAMPTIVGEIKRFFRDTSWSVRVPRRLQELRLDLAKAGDELAQRLDRAPTVNELAERLDITQAEVVEGMAASNAYTASSLDAQPEEDDSEGALADRIGYEDHGLEGIEYVESLKPLIADLPARDRKILSLRFVANMTQSEIGEELGISQMHVSRLLSRTLRRLRKGLMIEE, via the coding sequence ATGTCACCCCGCCTCGACGACACGCGTACCGAACCCTCGGGGAGTACCCGGACCACCGTCTCGTCGACCCCCCTGCCCGAGCAGTTCGTACCCGACATGGACGTCCAGGCGACCGTCGGCCACCTCTTCGAGGAACTGCCGGAATTGTCCGATCTGCCGGAGATACCCCCGTATGACACGGTGGCACCGGTGGACGCGAGGGCGCTGTCCAAGACCCTCTTCGAACGCCTCGAGGTGCTGGAAGAAGGCACCCACGAGTACGCCTATGTGCGTAACACCCTGGTCGAGCTCAACTTGGCGCTGGTCAAGTTCGCCGCCTCCCGGTTCCGCTCCCGCAGCGAGCCGATGGAGGACATCATCCAGGTCGGCACCATCGGCCTGATCAAGGCCATCGACCGCTTCGAACTCGGCCGCGGCGTCGAGTTCCCCACCTTCGCGATGCCGACCATCGTCGGTGAGATCAAGCGCTTCTTCCGCGACACCAGCTGGTCGGTGCGCGTGCCGAGGCGGCTCCAGGAGCTCCGGCTCGACCTGGCCAAGGCCGGTGACGAACTGGCGCAGCGGCTCGACCGCGCGCCCACCGTCAACGAGTTGGCCGAGCGGCTGGACATCACCCAGGCAGAGGTCGTCGAGGGCATGGCCGCGAGCAACGCGTACACCGCGAGCTCGCTGGACGCCCAGCCCGAGGAGGACGACTCCGAGGGAGCGCTGGCGGACCGGATCGGCTACGAGGACCACGGGCTCGAGGGCATCGAGTACGTCGAGTCCCTGAAGCCGCTGATCGCCGACCTGCCCGCACGCGACCGGAAGATCCTCTCCCTGCGCTTCGTGGCGAACATGACGCAGTCGGAGATCGGCGAGGAGCTGGGCATCTCCCAGATGCATGTCTCGCGGCTGCTGTCGCGCACCCTCCGTCGGCTCCGCAAGGGACTGATGATCGAGGAGTGA
- a CDS encoding formimidoylglutamate deiminase, protein MSLTAQTYWAEHAWVDGGVWSDVVIVAAANGRITAVVPGRPRPPAGSVTLRGLTLPGLANAHSHAFHRALRGVVQAQGEADRPGAGAPDSFWTWREVMYQVADRLTPDSYFELARAVYAEMAMAGITCVGEFHYLHHAPGGARYGNPNAMGEALIAAAAEAGIRITLLDTCYLSSGFGAEPNEHQLRFSDGTAEGWAERVQELKADGNTRIGAAIHSVRAVPVDQLATVSGWAQERTAPLHVHLSEQTAENDACVEAHGFTPTRLLADHGVLGPRTTAVHATHLTPGDIRLLGHTSTGVCMCPTTERDLADGIGPAAELHGAGSPLSLGSDSHAVIDILEEARAMELDERLHTRARGHWTAAQLLRAATVDGHAALGWGADAGRIEVGALADLTTIALDSVRTAGPPSRLGAETAVFAATNADVRHTVVGGRHVVRDGAHQLVPRVPQALAESIAALYDW, encoded by the coding sequence GTGTCACTGACGGCGCAGACGTACTGGGCGGAGCACGCCTGGGTGGACGGAGGCGTGTGGTCGGACGTGGTGATCGTGGCCGCCGCCAATGGGCGGATCACGGCGGTGGTGCCCGGGAGACCGCGGCCGCCCGCCGGCTCCGTCACCCTCCGTGGTCTGACGCTTCCCGGCCTGGCCAACGCCCACAGCCATGCCTTCCACCGGGCCCTGCGCGGGGTCGTGCAGGCGCAGGGCGAGGCGGACCGGCCGGGCGCGGGGGCACCGGACTCCTTCTGGACCTGGCGCGAGGTGATGTACCAGGTCGCCGACCGGCTGACCCCGGACAGCTACTTCGAGCTGGCCCGCGCCGTCTACGCCGAGATGGCCATGGCCGGGATCACCTGTGTCGGGGAATTCCACTACCTGCACCACGCCCCCGGCGGCGCCCGCTACGGCAATCCCAACGCGATGGGGGAGGCCCTGATCGCGGCCGCGGCCGAGGCCGGTATCCGGATCACCCTGCTGGACACCTGCTATCTCTCCTCCGGTTTCGGGGCCGAGCCCAACGAGCACCAGCTGCGCTTCTCCGACGGCACGGCCGAGGGCTGGGCCGAGCGGGTCCAAGAGCTGAAGGCCGACGGCAACACCCGCATCGGCGCGGCGATCCACTCGGTGCGGGCCGTCCCCGTCGATCAGCTGGCGACCGTCTCCGGCTGGGCGCAGGAGCGCACGGCGCCCCTGCATGTCCATCTCTCCGAGCAGACCGCCGAGAACGACGCCTGTGTGGAGGCCCACGGCTTCACGCCCACCCGGCTGCTCGCCGACCACGGGGTGCTGGGCCCGCGCACGACCGCCGTGCACGCCACCCACCTCACCCCCGGCGACATCCGGCTCCTGGGGCATACCTCCACCGGTGTCTGTATGTGCCCGACCACCGAGCGTGACCTCGCCGACGGGATCGGCCCGGCCGCCGAGCTGCACGGCGCGGGCTCCCCGCTCTCGCTGGGCAGCGACAGCCACGCCGTGATCGACATCCTGGAGGAGGCCCGCGCCATGGAGCTCGACGAGCGGCTGCACACCCGCGCCCGGGGCCACTGGACCGCGGCCCAGCTGCTGCGGGCCGCCACCGTGGACGGCCATGCGGCGCTCGGCTGGGGCGCCGACGCGGGCCGGATCGAGGTGGGCGCGCTCGCCGACCTCACCACGATCGCGCTGGACTCGGTGCGCACGGCGGGGCCGCCGTCCCGGCTGGGCGCGGAGACCGCCGTATTCGCGGCGACCAACGCGGATGTCCGGCACACCGTGGTCGGCGGCCGCCATGTCGTACGGGACGGCGCCCATCAGCTCGTCCCCCGCGTCCCCCAAGCGCTGGCCGAGTCCATCGCGGCCCTGTACGACTGGTGA
- a CDS encoding STAS domain-containing protein — MDRGMVGSASKGRLQVEVRHHGASAVVTPAGELDHHTAEVLREPLEKCVEGGRVRLVVDCSKLEFCDSTGLNVLLGARLKAEAEGGGVHLAGMLPIVARVFEITGADAVFTVHETLDAALVE; from the coding sequence ATGGACCGCGGGATGGTCGGCAGCGCCAGCAAAGGCCGACTCCAGGTCGAGGTTCGGCACCATGGGGCGAGTGCGGTCGTCACGCCGGCGGGTGAGTTGGATCACCACACCGCCGAAGTGCTGCGCGAGCCGCTCGAGAAGTGCGTGGAGGGGGGACGTGTCCGGCTGGTGGTGGACTGCTCGAAGCTGGAGTTCTGTGACTCCACGGGGCTCAACGTCCTCCTCGGCGCGCGGCTCAAGGCCGAGGCCGAAGGCGGCGGGGTCCATCTGGCCGGGATGCTGCCCATCGTTGCTCGCGTGTTCGAGATCACGGGCGCGGACGCCGTCTTTACGGTTCACGAGACGCTTGACGCGGCGCTTGTCGAGTGA
- a CDS encoding ATP-binding protein, which yields MSTTRPYPPGDRGPDPDGPAASASPPATTTAGPIRQIRRLHLIGASGAVPRARDFTRQALRDWGWLPAATADQRAAAEDVLLVVSELVTNACLHADGPEELRVSCNAKMLRLEVVDLGTGTPAPRTPHRAGRPGGHGMFIVQRLCLDWGVVRNVDGSGKTVWAELAAPG from the coding sequence ATGAGCACCACCCGGCCGTACCCGCCGGGCGACCGCGGCCCGGACCCGGACGGCCCCGCCGCTTCGGCCTCCCCACCGGCAACCACGACCGCCGGCCCTATCCGCCAGATCCGCAGACTCCATCTGATCGGAGCCAGCGGAGCCGTGCCGCGCGCCCGCGACTTCACGCGCCAGGCGCTGCGTGACTGGGGGTGGCTTCCGGCCGCCACCGCCGACCAGCGGGCCGCCGCCGAGGACGTCCTGCTCGTCGTCTCCGAGCTGGTCACCAACGCCTGTCTGCACGCCGACGGCCCCGAGGAGCTGCGCGTCAGCTGCAACGCCAAAATGCTCCGCCTCGAAGTGGTGGACCTCGGCACCGGTACGCCCGCGCCGCGCACCCCGCACCGCGCCGGACGCCCCGGCGGGCACGGCATGTTCATCGTGCAGCGGCTGTGCCTCGACTGGGGAGTCGTGCGCAACGTGGACGGATCGGGCAAGACGGTCTGGGCCGAACTCGCCGCGCCGGGCTGA
- the hutU gene encoding urocanate hydratase, whose translation MSGPRPVRAPRGTELSARGWQQEAALRMLQNNLDPEVAEHPDQLVVYGGTGKAARDWRSFDAMVRTLRTLKQDETMLVQSGRPVGVMQTHEWAPRVLIANSNLVGDWANWEEFRRLEALGLTMYGQMTAGSWIYIGTQGILQGTYETFAAVAAKKFGGTLAGTITLTAGLGGMGGAQPLAVTMNGGVAICIDCDPRAIERRIGHRYLDVRADSLDHALELATEARDARRPLSIGVLGNAAELVPALLARNAPIDIVTDQTSAHDPLSYLPIGVDFDQMASYAAEKPADFTQRARESMARHVEAMVGFMDAGAEVFDYGNSIRGEAKLAGFERAFAFPGFVPAYIRPLFCEGKGPFRWAALSGDPKDIAATDRALLELFPENESLARWITMAGERVHFQGLPARICWLGYGERDKAGERFNEMVADGTLAAPLAIGRDHLDCGSVASPYRETEAMLDGSDAIADWPLLNAMVNVASGASWVSIHHGGGVGMGRSIHAGQVTVADGTALAGEKIRRVLTNDPGMGVIRHVDAGYDRADEVAREQDVRVPMRETE comes from the coding sequence ATGTCAGGACCGCGACCCGTACGGGCCCCGCGTGGTACGGAGCTCAGCGCCCGGGGATGGCAGCAGGAAGCCGCCCTGCGGATGCTCCAGAACAACCTCGACCCGGAGGTCGCCGAGCACCCCGACCAGCTGGTCGTCTACGGCGGCACCGGTAAGGCGGCCCGCGACTGGCGCTCGTTCGACGCCATGGTCCGCACCCTGCGCACGCTGAAGCAGGACGAGACGATGCTGGTCCAGTCGGGCCGCCCGGTGGGCGTCATGCAGACCCACGAATGGGCGCCGCGGGTGCTGATCGCCAACTCCAACCTGGTCGGGGACTGGGCCAACTGGGAGGAGTTCCGCCGCCTGGAGGCGCTGGGCCTGACCATGTACGGCCAGATGACCGCGGGCTCCTGGATCTACATCGGCACCCAGGGCATCCTCCAGGGCACCTACGAGACCTTCGCCGCCGTCGCCGCGAAGAAGTTCGGTGGCACCCTGGCCGGGACGATCACCCTCACCGCGGGCCTCGGCGGCATGGGGGGCGCCCAGCCGCTGGCGGTCACCATGAACGGCGGCGTCGCGATCTGTATCGACTGCGATCCGCGCGCCATCGAGCGCCGGATCGGCCACCGCTACCTGGACGTCCGCGCCGACAGCCTGGACCACGCCCTCGAGCTGGCGACCGAGGCGCGCGACGCCCGGCGTCCCCTGTCGATCGGCGTGCTGGGGAACGCGGCCGAGCTGGTCCCGGCGCTGCTCGCGCGGAACGCCCCGATCGACATCGTCACCGACCAGACCAGCGCCCACGACCCGCTGTCGTATCTGCCGATCGGCGTGGACTTCGACCAGATGGCCTCGTACGCCGCCGAGAAGCCCGCCGACTTCACCCAGCGGGCGCGCGAGTCCATGGCCCGGCACGTCGAGGCCATGGTCGGCTTCATGGACGCGGGCGCCGAGGTCTTCGACTACGGCAACTCGATCCGCGGCGAGGCCAAGCTCGCGGGCTTCGAGCGCGCCTTCGCCTTCCCCGGCTTCGTGCCCGCCTACATCCGGCCGCTCTTCTGCGAGGGCAAGGGCCCCTTCCGCTGGGCGGCGCTGTCCGGCGACCCGAAGGACATCGCGGCCACCGACCGGGCGCTCCTCGAACTCTTCCCGGAGAACGAGTCGCTGGCCCGCTGGATCACGATGGCGGGGGAGCGGGTCCACTTCCAGGGGCTGCCCGCCCGTATCTGCTGGCTCGGCTACGGCGAGCGCGACAAGGCGGGCGAGCGCTTCAACGAGATGGTCGCCGACGGCACGCTCGCCGCACCGCTGGCGATCGGCCGCGACCACCTCGACTGCGGCTCGGTGGCCTCCCCGTACCGCGAGACCGAGGCCATGCTGGACGGCTCGGACGCGATCGCCGACTGGCCGCTGCTCAACGCCATGGTCAACGTCGCCTCGGGCGCCTCCTGGGTCTCCATCCACCACGGCGGCGGCGTCGGCATGGGCCGCTCGATCCACGCGGGCCAGGTCACGGTCGCCGACGGCACGGCACTGGCGGGCGAGAAGATCCGCCGCGTCCTGACGAACGACCCCGGCATGGGCGTGATCCGCCACGTGGACGCGGGCTACGACCGCGCGGACGAGGTCGCTCGGGAACAGGACGTCCGGGTTCCGATGAGGGAGACGGAGTGA
- a CDS encoding allantoate amidohydrolase — protein MWRDLAPIGRDTTTNGYRRYAWTEADADCRTWFEEQARNRGLTYEVDRNGNQWAWLGDPTAGDAVVTGSHLDSVPDGGAFDGPLGVVSSFAALDELRARGARPVKPLAVVNFGDEEGARFGLACVGSRLTAGQLTREQAHGLRDADGVSLPRAMERAGYDPDAIGPDPERLARIGAFVELHIEQGRALSARSDGGSAAGAAPVGVASAIWPHGRWRFDFHGEANHAGTTRIEDRRDPMLTYANTVLAARKKARVAGALATFGKVRVEPNGVNAIASLVRGWLDSRAADEETLAAVVGEIERAAVERGRRDGVDVRVTRESFTPVVEFAHALRDRLSGLLGGVPVLPTGAGHDAGILSASVPTAMLFVRNPTGVSHSPAETAGEDDCLAGVAALAEVLEGLACH, from the coding sequence ATGTGGCGCGACCTCGCCCCCATCGGCCGCGACACCACGACGAACGGCTACCGCCGCTACGCCTGGACCGAGGCCGACGCCGACTGCCGAACGTGGTTCGAGGAGCAAGCCCGGAACCGCGGCCTCACCTACGAGGTGGACCGCAACGGCAACCAATGGGCCTGGCTGGGCGACCCCACGGCCGGGGACGCCGTGGTCACCGGCTCCCACCTGGACTCCGTCCCCGACGGCGGCGCTTTCGACGGCCCGCTGGGCGTCGTCTCCTCCTTCGCCGCCCTCGACGAGCTGCGGGCACGCGGTGCGCGCCCCGTCAAACCGCTCGCCGTCGTCAACTTCGGCGACGAGGAGGGCGCCCGCTTCGGTCTGGCCTGCGTCGGCTCCCGGCTCACCGCCGGGCAGCTGACCAGGGAACAGGCGCACGGACTCCGCGACGCGGACGGCGTCTCGCTGCCCCGGGCCATGGAGCGCGCCGGATACGACCCGGACGCCATCGGGCCCGACCCGGAGCGGCTGGCCCGTATCGGCGCGTTCGTCGAGCTCCACATCGAGCAGGGACGGGCCCTGTCGGCGCGGTCCGACGGCGGCTCCGCCGCGGGCGCGGCCCCGGTGGGCGTCGCCTCCGCGATCTGGCCGCACGGCCGCTGGCGGTTCGACTTCCACGGTGAGGCCAACCACGCCGGGACGACCCGGATCGAGGACCGCCGCGATCCGATGCTCACCTACGCCAACACCGTCCTCGCGGCCCGTAAGAAGGCCAGGGTCGCGGGGGCGCTGGCGACGTTCGGCAAGGTCCGCGTCGAGCCGAACGGGGTCAACGCGATCGCGAGCCTGGTGCGCGGCTGGCTGGACTCCCGCGCCGCCGACGAGGAGACCCTGGCCGCCGTGGTCGGCGAGATCGAGCGCGCCGCCGTCGAGCGCGGGCGGCGCGACGGGGTGGACGTCCGGGTGACCCGGGAGTCCTTCACCCCGGTCGTCGAGTTCGCCCACGCCCTCCGGGACCGGCTGTCGGGGCTGCTGGGCGGCGTTCCGGTGCTCCCCACCGGGGCCGGGCACGACGCCGGCATTTTGTCCGCGTCCGTTCCGACGGCCATGCTGTTCGTAAGGAACCCCACCGGCGTCTCGCACTCACCCGCGGAGACGGCGGGCGAGGACGACTGCCTCGCCGGTGTGGCCGCGCTCGCGGAGGTACTGGAGGGCCTGGCGTGTCACTGA
- the hutI gene encoding imidazolonepropionase has translation MTTATTATPTTAITNIAALVTNDPSLGDGPLGLIRDAAVVIDGDRVAWVGGTSKAPATDNRVDAGGRAAIPGFVDSHSHLVFAGDRTEEFNARMSGRPYSAGGIRTTVAATRAASNNVLHANVGRYVAEARRQGTTTVEIKSGYGLTSQDEARALTIAGAHTDEVTFLGAHIVAPEFADDPAGYVDLVTGPMLDACAPHARWIDVFCEQGAFDGDQARAILTAGKERGLTPRVHANQLSHGPGVRLAVELGAASADHCTHLTDADVDALAQGETVATLLPGAEFSTRSVYPDARRLLDAGVTVALSPDCNPGSSFTSSMPFCIALAVRDMGMTPDEAVWAATAGGARALRRTDVGRVSPGARADLALLDAPSHVHLAYRPGVPLVSAVWQHGTLV, from the coding sequence ATGACGACCGCGACGACCGCCACGCCCACGACCGCCATCACCAACATCGCCGCTCTGGTCACCAATGACCCCTCCCTCGGTGACGGCCCCCTCGGCCTGATCCGGGACGCGGCCGTCGTGATCGACGGCGACCGCGTCGCCTGGGTCGGTGGGACAAGCAAAGCACCCGCCACCGACAACCGGGTCGACGCCGGAGGCCGGGCGGCCATCCCGGGCTTCGTGGACTCCCACTCCCATCTGGTCTTCGCGGGCGACCGGACCGAGGAGTTCAACGCCCGGATGTCCGGCCGCCCGTACAGCGCCGGCGGCATCCGCACCACCGTCGCCGCCACCCGCGCCGCCTCGAACAACGTGCTGCACGCCAACGTCGGCCGCTATGTGGCCGAGGCGCGCCGCCAGGGCACCACGACCGTCGAGATCAAGTCCGGCTACGGGCTGACCTCGCAGGACGAGGCCCGCGCCCTGACCATCGCCGGGGCCCACACCGACGAGGTGACCTTCCTCGGGGCGCATATCGTCGCCCCCGAGTTCGCCGACGACCCGGCCGGCTACGTGGATCTGGTCACCGGTCCCATGCTGGACGCCTGCGCCCCGCACGCCCGCTGGATCGACGTCTTCTGCGAGCAGGGCGCCTTCGACGGCGATCAGGCCCGCGCCATCCTGACCGCGGGCAAGGAGCGCGGGCTGACCCCACGGGTCCATGCCAACCAGCTCTCGCACGGCCCCGGGGTGCGGCTGGCGGTGGAGCTCGGCGCCGCCTCCGCCGACCACTGCACCCATCTGACCGACGCCGACGTCGACGCGCTGGCCCAGGGGGAGACGGTCGCCACCCTGCTGCCCGGGGCGGAGTTCTCCACCCGCTCGGTCTATCCGGACGCGCGCCGGCTGCTCGACGCGGGCGTCACGGTCGCCCTGTCCCCCGACTGCAACCCGGGCTCGTCCTTCACCAGCTCCATGCCGTTCTGTATCGCCCTGGCGGTACGGGACATGGGGATGACCCCCGACGAGGCCGTATGGGCCGCCACGGCCGGTGGGGCGCGGGCCCTGCGCCGTACCGATGTGGGCCGGGTGAGTCCGGGCGCCCGCGCCGATCTGGCGCTGCTGGACGCCCCCTCGCATGTGCACCTCGCCTACCGCCCCGGCGTCCCCCTGGTCTCGGCGGTCTGGCAGCACGGCACCCTGGTCTGA
- a CDS encoding LPXTG cell wall anchor domain-containing protein, translating into MVSRNQRRPAGRGGALTLAAALAGSVVLLTAPAAHADTVDVDYQCKTPIGDKSAVSPIDIKSVASGDAYKLTMSFQKGVSSSPVELGKGAMHPSALIKLGGAESGTVSVSGPANDKAIPANTPIKISDLSGTYTPKKSGKVTFTASTLTIKALGTTTTCTPGNSPKPSLTLDVKAAGGGGDSGSTGGSDSTGGTSSGGTSSGGTSSGGSGGEQGGSNDELPQTGPADSAVALGTLGGTVLLAGVAGALWLTRRQRPAR; encoded by the coding sequence GTGGTGTCCCGCAACCAACGCCGCCCGGCCGGCCGTGGCGGCGCCCTCACGCTCGCGGCGGCCCTGGCCGGCTCCGTGGTACTCCTCACCGCCCCGGCCGCGCACGCCGACACCGTGGACGTCGACTACCAGTGCAAGACGCCGATCGGCGATAAAAGCGCCGTATCGCCCATCGACATCAAAAGCGTCGCGAGTGGCGACGCCTACAAGCTCACGATGTCCTTCCAGAAGGGCGTCTCCTCCAGCCCCGTCGAGCTCGGTAAGGGCGCCATGCACCCCAGTGCGCTCATCAAACTGGGCGGTGCGGAGAGCGGAACGGTGTCCGTGTCGGGGCCCGCCAACGACAAGGCCATCCCCGCCAACACCCCGATCAAGATCAGTGACCTGTCGGGTACCTACACCCCCAAGAAGAGCGGAAAGGTCACGTTCACCGCCTCGACCCTCACCATCAAGGCGCTGGGCACGACCACGACCTGCACCCCGGGCAACAGCCCCAAGCCCTCGCTGACGCTGGACGTCAAGGCCGCGGGCGGCGGCGGAGACTCCGGTTCCACCGGCGGCTCGGACAGTACGGGCGGTACGAGTTCGGGCGGTACGAGTTCGGGCGGTACGAGTTCGGGCGGTTCCGGCGGTGAGCAGGGCGGCTCGAACGATGAGCTGCCACAGACCGGACCGGCGGACTCCGCCGTCGCGCTCGGCACCCTCGGCGGCACCGTGCTGCTCGCGGGCGTGGCCGGAGCGCTCTGGCTGACCCGCCGTCAGCGGCCCGCGCGCTAG
- a CDS encoding COG1470 family protein, which translates to MPPRIRAASRLAVRAVIPAVVRPAVRAVIPAVVRVSVPALLAASLLAWPATAAAAGPDWSAAPAAGGAGAPGADDRPYIYLEGGPGAVLEDKLSVTNRSERPRTVRLRGADGTRIALAEQRVTVPPRTRADIPFTVTVPSDAVPGERPGKVLVSSGGREIAVRLRLRISGATLSALSVEDVTVQGRGSGAAIRYALVNRGNTVLTPRLAVRADGLFGQVLRRKPRTLPVELQPGTRVRLTESWPDPPALDSVDVRLTVTAGGGAHATATAGYTAVPWWTLAPAAAVLAGAGGGAGAWLLRRRRRRRRTPRPRPQRTGAGATT; encoded by the coding sequence ATGCCGCCGCGTATCCGTGCAGCCAGCCGCCTTGCCGTCCGTGCGGTCATCCCCGCAGTCGTCCGTCCGGCCGTCCGCGCGGTCATCCCCGCGGTCGTCCGCGTATCCGTCCCGGCCCTGCTCGCCGCGTCCCTGCTGGCCTGGCCCGCCACGGCTGCCGCCGCCGGCCCCGACTGGTCGGCGGCGCCCGCCGCCGGCGGCGCGGGCGCACCGGGCGCGGACGACCGGCCGTACATCTACCTCGAAGGCGGGCCCGGCGCCGTCCTCGAGGACAAGCTTTCGGTCACCAACCGGAGCGAGCGCCCCCGCACCGTCCGGCTGCGCGGTGCCGACGGCACCCGGATCGCGCTCGCCGAACAGCGGGTGACGGTGCCGCCCCGCACCCGCGCCGACATTCCCTTCACCGTCACCGTCCCGTCCGACGCGGTGCCCGGCGAACGCCCCGGCAAGGTCCTGGTCTCCTCCGGCGGCCGCGAGATCGCGGTGCGGCTGCGGCTGCGGATCAGCGGGGCGACGCTGTCCGCGCTCTCCGTCGAGGACGTGACCGTCCAGGGCCGCGGCAGCGGGGCGGCCATCCGCTACGCCCTCGTCAACCGCGGCAACACCGTGCTGACCCCGCGGCTGGCCGTACGCGCCGACGGGCTCTTCGGCCAGGTGCTGCGCCGGAAACCCCGCACCCTCCCGGTCGAACTTCAGCCGGGCACACGGGTGCGGCTCACCGAGAGCTGGCCGGACCCGCCCGCCCTCGACTCGGTGGACGTGCGGCTCACGGTCACCGCGGGCGGGGGCGCGCACGCCACCGCGACCGCCGGCTACACCGCCGTCCCCTGGTGGACGCTCGCCCCGGCGGCGGCCGTCCTGGCGGGTGCGGGCGGCGGCGCGGGCGCCTGGCTGCTGCGCCGGCGGCGGAGACGGCGCCGCACCCCGCGACCGCGACCGCAGCGCACAGGGGCAGGAGCGACCACGTGA
- a CDS encoding diaminopimelate decarboxylase, protein MTSTPVALAARREQAVRAAVEQGLLGPDQPVVGLLDVAGIRTAAAALRAAFDEAVAPGTPVLHAFAVKAAALVPVLRLLADEGLGCEVASPGELALARAAGVTPDRIVLDSPAKTPAELREALDLGIAVNADNPQELDRLSALVRHHPAPPPPLGLRVNPQVGGGTIGALSTATATSKFGIALQDPGAREWVVRAFTDRPWLTRLHAHVGSQGCPLELMAGGVRVAYELAEEINQAVGRRQIDTLDIGGGLPVNFASDEITPGHREYAQLLRAAVPGLFDGRYGLVTEFGRSLIAKSGLVLARVEYTKSAGGRPIAVTHAGAQLATRTVFAPDAWPLRVTAYDAEGRPKPADGPVPQDVAGPCCFAGDLIACDRPLPELAAGDLIGLLDTGAYYFSNHFAYNSLPRPGIYGFDATTDGGVRFATVREPQTMDEIVAESGVAHALALSRLR, encoded by the coding sequence ATGACGTCGACACCGGTTGCGCTCGCCGCCCGCCGCGAACAGGCCGTGCGGGCCGCCGTGGAACAGGGACTGCTCGGCCCGGACCAGCCCGTCGTCGGGCTGCTGGACGTGGCCGGGATCCGCACCGCCGCCGCCGCGCTGCGCGCGGCCTTCGACGAGGCCGTCGCGCCCGGCACCCCCGTTCTGCACGCCTTCGCGGTCAAGGCCGCCGCGCTCGTCCCCGTACTGCGGCTGCTGGCCGACGAGGGCCTGGGCTGTGAGGTGGCCAGCCCCGGCGAGCTGGCGCTGGCCCGCGCGGCGGGCGTGACGCCCGACCGGATCGTCCTCGACTCCCCCGCCAAGACCCCCGCGGAGCTGCGCGAGGCCCTCGACCTGGGCATCGCCGTCAACGCCGACAACCCGCAGGAACTGGACCGGCTCAGCGCGCTGGTGCGGCACCACCCGGCCCCGCCCCCGCCCCTGGGCCTGCGGGTCAACCCCCAGGTGGGCGGCGGCACCATAGGCGCGCTGAGCACGGCCACCGCGACCTCCAAGTTCGGCATCGCACTCCAGGACCCGGGGGCGCGCGAATGGGTCGTCCGCGCCTTCACCGACCGTCCCTGGCTGACCCGGCTGCACGCACACGTCGGCTCCCAGGGCTGCCCGCTGGAGCTGATGGCGGGGGGCGTACGGGTGGCCTACGAACTGGCCGAGGAGATCAACCAGGCGGTCGGCCGCCGGCAGATCGACACCCTCGACATCGGCGGCGGGCTCCCGGTGAACTTCGCCTCCGACGAGATCACCCCCGGCCACCGGGAGTACGCACAGCTGCTGCGGGCCGCCGTGCCGGGGCTCTTCGACGGGCGGTACGGCCTGGTCACCGAGTTCGGACGGTCCCTGATCGCCAAGTCGGGCCTGGTGCTGGCCCGGGTCGAGTACACCAAGTCCGCGGGCGGCCGCCCGATCGCGGTCACCCACGCGGGCGCCCAGCTCGCCACCCGCACGGTCTTCGCCCCCGACGCCTGGCCGCTGCGCGTCACGGCCTACGACGCGGAGGGCCGCCCCAAACCGGCCGACGGCCCGGTCCCCCAGGACGTCGCCGGCCCCTGCTGTTTCGCGGGCGACCTGATCGCCTGCGACCGCCCACTGCCGGAGCTGGCGGCGGGCGACCTGATCGGCCTGCTGGACACGGGCGCGTACTACTTCTCCAACCACTTCGCGTACAACAGCCTGCCCCGGCCGGGGATCTACGGCTTCGACGCCACCACCGACGGCGGCGTGCGCTTCGCGACGGTACGGGAGCCGCAGACGATGGACGAGATCGTGGCCGAGAGCGGGGTCGCGCACGCGTTGGCCCTCAGCCGGCTGCGGTAG